The sequence TGAATTGAATTGAAGTAcatgtataaatataaatttatttatttcccaaaaataaaaataaaagtgaaaaatccAGAACCTGGTTTTGATTATAAATTCCCAAAGACAACAGTTGGTGCTTGCCTTTGCCACACGAATTTGACTCTCATATATAGGAGAGGCAGCTAAACCAACCCAACACGAACACAAACCCAAGTCTCACTCaatatttttgctttctctcttcctcaacTGCATAACATGGATCCCTACAAGGTACTCTATCATGGGtttgatttcaatttcaattttgtaatttctgTATGATTCTTTggagttttgattttgggttttacttttttttttttggattaataatattagaaaagtgtatctaaataaataaaatgaaagaccCAGAAACAATTATGGGGATGAATTGGatttaattttggtttgttggttttttttttttctttttctatgtgATATGATTTGTAAGCAATAGGAATGCTAAAGTTGTTGTGTTTATATGATGCAGTACCGTCCCTCAAGTGCTTACAATTCACCCTTCTGGACTACAAACTCTGGTGCTCCTGTTTGGAACAACAACTCCTCGTTGACCGTTGGATCCAGAGGTATAAATTTTGtctcactatttttttctgttgtcgttgttgttgttttgaatTATGAGCTAgtgaatgttttaatttttaaatcatatatgtGTTTTAAAGTTGGGAAATTTTTCTTATGATTGAGTGGGATGTGTATTTGTGATGGATTTTTATGTTGGATTGAATTTGTTGAATCCTTTTTCATCTGGGGTTTCAAATATGAATAGAAATTTTTgataaagttctatttttttgatagaagaGAATAGAATAGAAAGAACGACCAAAAAGAATATAACCTTTACTGTTGAGTAGGATGTTTATCTGTGATGGATTTTTATGCTAGATTGAAATTGTTGAATCCTTTTTCATCTGGGGTTTCAAATTTGAATAGAAATTTTTgataaagttctattttttgatagaatagaatagaaaGTATGACCAGAAAGAATATAACCTTGACTGTTGAGGGCTTGGATGATGTTGTTGTGAAATAGAATGATTATTCAAACCATTTTAGTTTCTGTGTGGCACCTTACCATCActattgttgttattgttattgtgcTTGTTGTTACTCTTGCTATGATTATTCCTAGTTTAATATCATCACTTTTATTAATACTAGGTGTTGGATTTTTCATGATGGATGTGCTCAACTTTTGTGGGATAAGATGCTAATTTAGTGTTCAaatccaaaacttttttaaggACTATCTGACTGAGATTGGCCCAATTATGAGATTGAGAACGGCCTCTGTTTTGAAATTTTCGACCTTTCTTAACtgggattttttgtttttattgttgttgacaGTTATCTATTTCTTAACTATTCActttataatttgaaaatgcATTACCAAACCGGCACACTTTTTGGTAATTCATACTTGTATGTTTTGTTACTTTTCATGAAAAGAGAATGGTTCAGCAAAGTGCACCGAACAGTATTAGGTTCAAATTTAGGGATTTGCACAGATGCTGTAAGACAAAAGGGATGAGTTATGTAATGATAGAAAAGCCTTCTTTCTGTATAAGTTAACAGGAAAATTTCCCTGGATAGAGCATAATGGAAGTATACACTCTAAGTCATTGGCCCAAATGGttaaagatttattattattattattattatttttttgttgtttcttgttGGGAATTCATTTCTGTGTACTTTTGTTCTAAAAAGGCATAATGGATTGAGTAGCTTATAACATTGCTAAACTATGTTTCAATAAGGGAAGGATATATTTAGCTACATCATATtggaaaatgttgaattttgttGGTCTCCTTCaggtgtatttttcttttccccatAAACAAATAGGGTTGAGAAGCTGCATTTAAGATTTGAACTCTGTTTCTGGTTTACAGGTCCAATTCTCCTTGAAGACTATCATCTGGTGGAAAAACTTGCGCAATTTGATAGGGAGCGGATCCCAGAACGTGTTGTCCATGCTAGGGGAGCCAGTGCAAAGGGGTTCTTTGAGGTCACCCATGATATATCTAACCTTACATGTGCTGATTTCCTGCGAGCCCCTGGAGTTCAGACACCTGTCATCGTCCGTTTCTCCACTGTTATCCACGAGCGTGGTAGCCCTGAAACCCTGAGGGATCCTCGAGGATTTGCAGTGAAGTTTTACACCAGAGAGGTTAGGGTTCATTTAATAGTGGATGCTATTAATACTCTGTATTGGATTACATTATGTGTGTTTGACCCTATTGATGATAGTGGTAgccttttgtgtgtgtgtgtgtgtgtgtgttgtatcATGTAGATTTGATGAATATTTTTTAGCAGTGTATGTAGCAGCTCCTCAAGGGGGCTCTAGCGACAATACGAATTGCCACTGAATTATAGTGCTTgcaaaattatacatattttacTTCAATAATTGTTAGTTTTCATATTGACAtttttatacctttttttttttggggaaacaataagagggaggggggggggggaatggtTTTTACAgcatgtaaatatttttttaagaaaataatgttCCAAGATTTATCCAGGTGTAAAAAAATCCTGGAATTAGTTGtcactttttaaataaaattataaattttatatacataCGACTGAATTTATTTCACTTTACCTTCTAATACTGTTTATAAGTATTCAAGTTCCCTGTTTTGTTCATATCTTGACCTTTACTGCTTGTGCACTCAGGGTAATTTTGATCTAGTTGGGAACAATTTCCCTGTCTTTTTTGTCCGTGATGGTATGAAATTTCCTGACATGGTCCATGCTCTCAAACCCAACCCTAAGTCTCACATTCAGGAGAATTGGAGGATTGTAGACTTCTTCTCCCACCATCCAGAAAGTCTTCACATGTTCACCTTCCTATTTGATGATTTGGGTGTTCCACAAGATTACAGGCACATGGAAGGTGCAGGTGTTAACACCTATACATTGATCAACAAGGCTGGGAAGGCGCACTATGTCAAATTTCACTGGAAACCCACTTGTGGGATCAAGTGCTTGTTGGATGAAGAGGCTATTAAGGTTGGAGGAGCTAATCACAGCCATGCCACACAGGATCTCTACGACTCAATTGCAGCTGGAAACTATCCTGAATGGAAACTTTACATTCAGACAATTGATCCAGATCATGAGGACAGATTTGACTTTGACCCGCTTGATGTAACCAAAATCTGGCCGGAAGACATTTTGCCCCTGCAGCCAGTTGGGCGCTTGGTCTTGAATAAGAACATTGATAACTTCTTTGCAGAAAATGAACAACTTGCATTTTGCCCAGCCATTGTGGTTCCTGGGGTCTACTACTCAGATGATAAGCTGCTCCAGACTCGTATCTTTTCCTATTCTGATACTCAGAGGCACCGTCTTGGACCAAACTATCTGCAACTCCCAGTTAATGCTCCCAAGTCTGCTCATCACAACAATCACCATGAGGGTTTCATGAATTTCATGCACAGGGATGAGGAGGTACTTAAGCTAGCTACTGCATCTTTTAGTCTAGCTACTGCATCTTTTAGTCAGTCAGACTTGTATGCCACCTTGGTGCCTTAGGCCCACAAATGGTGTAAGATGCTAAGGTGGTATTGCAATTTTATGCTTGTTTCATTCATGTAGATTTACTCTGAAAAGTTATTTTGATCACAATTTTTAGGTCAATTACTTCCCTTCGAGGTTTGATCCTGTTCGTCATGCTGAGCAGTTTCCAGTTCCTCCTGTTGTCTACACTGGAAAGCGTGAGAAGGTCAGTTTCCACCTATTGCATCTTTGTTTGTCACAGTATAATTTAGACTAGGGGGTGGTTGTTGAATGCGTTCACCCATGTTACTCAAAATTGTATAAGCCTTACACATTTGTTGGTTTGGCAAAGCTGTTACCTTGCTGAGATCATCTTCAAGCAGTATAGCATGTGCTTGATCTTCTTGATTGCATAATAAGaaatgtgaaaaagaaaataaagttgcgtttctttttccttctccgTGTCCTCAACTAATAGGAatgttgaaaacttgaaattatcTTCTTTCCTGGATTTTATGGCATAAGTAAATAGTTCAAGTTtgacaaacaaacatgaaaatATGGTCAAAAAATGAATTGGAGTTCACAATGAATTTGTTCGTTAATGCAGTGCATCATTGAGAAGGAGAACAACTTTAAGCAACCAGGAGAGAGATACAGATCCTGGGCACCAGACAGGTAACTGTGTTcctccatttttttaatataatactTGGATACCATGTATGAATgtcaatttaatatatattttttttcttttgcatctcTTGTGATATTTTTCTAGGCAAGAGCGATTTATCCGCCGATGGGTTGATGCGTTAGCTGAGCCACGTGTCACTCATGAGATCCGCAGCATCTGGATCTCATACTGGTCTCAGGTTAGTCTCTCTCTATTGCTTCAAAATTTATAGATGTGATTATTGAAATGTCAAAATTTGAATGGTAACGTTggattaattttgatattgcaCTGATTTGATATTCTCTGCTGGCATTGTCTACAGGCTGACAAATCTCTGGGTCAGAAGATAGCATCTCGTCTTAATGTGAGGCCAACCATGTGAAGGGTGTTGCAAGCAATGTTTTTAATTGGAGAAAGTAGAGTAAGAAAGAATACATGTGAGAGGATTCTGGTCATTTGGAAGGATAAATCAGTGTTGATCCTGCAATTTGTGTAATATTATCATATACTAAAACTTGCATGTTCGACTATTTAACCTGATATTCAATCTAATAAATGCCGGTTGTATGTGCATATTTTATCTATGATTACTTGGAGTTGAATTGTCCTTTCATTTCCTTGTATACTGTGCGGTTGGGCTAAGTAATATCTGATGCATTCACATTGGGTCTTGCAAATGGTATATGTTAGTGGATTTTAGCATCAAAACCATATAAGTGTGCAAAAGTGTGCAAAAGTGTGCATTATCCAGTattgtaattgtaaaaaaatttacaattgtgctacagtagcATCTTATTTATATGATGCTACTGTAGCACAAAGGTATTTCTAGAAATCATTTTTGAATTGTCTTTTTGCtactttttattaataattccaaCAAAATTTCTCTTTCCTACTTTTTGGGTTCATATCTTATTGTGTAGATGTATTATTATAATGTGttttatagggaaaaaaaaaagttaggatgttaggtgtgttgtaaaatggtatgatataattgataaattaggttttgagatggtaaaatataattttttgaagaaaccgGATACGAATGCATGTTCCCACAGTAAACTGTTTTGTGAGAACAAGCAAGATTCAGGTTAGTCCATCTCTTAACAAACCGACCTTTCAATCTCGAAGGACAACTGTGGTCACTCAAGCCCTCTATTTATCTGCCAAAGCTGTATCTTACAATTCATTTTAAAAGGTTTGTCCGGTTTGTTCCATGGTTTGGTTGTCAATGGGGCTTTCGCTTTTGAGGTAATTAAGGttggaaatatttttgagtTCATTATATTTATTGTCTGACCATCAGATGATCTTGTTAACTTGGGAGTGTCTAGTCTTGAAGCAACAATTATGATGGATTGCATTTGGAGTTCTGAGGAATAGTGTCATTTTTATAGAGGGATGGAAGGGATTCAGCAAAAGATTACGGCTAGTTTCAGAGAttatgtttcaactttcaatcaAGTGACTCGTCCAAAGACCATAGAAATTTGTTGTGGAACAAACTACCGATTGCTGTATCCCAATCTAGAAGAACTGTCACACGAGCCTTGAAGGATAACTGCCATTACTCATTTCTATGGTATTTGGTCGAGTCATTAGAACCTTGCTTTTAGAGCAACACAAATTCAAGACTTGGGTGATGGAGTTGATCGTTCATCCTTTATTATTGTCGTTATTGGATTTTGGCCAGTGGCCGAGGCCATAGAGTGTTACTGGAATAGTGGGATCAAGGGAGGAGGGTGCCTGCCTAGGGATCAAAGCTCAAAATGAGAGTGCCATTGTTGAGGAGCTGTctaatagggaaaaaaaaaaaaagggtatctGATGAGTTAAGAGTCTCGTGAGACCTCTCTCACAATATATGAGATTTATACCGTGAGGACTGCGTATAATGTGCTTCGTTCCCAGCAAGTTAATACACAACAGGGTTAATCACTAAATCATAGGGAAGGTGAGCAATTTTGAAGGAAACTGTGGGGTGTGCGGGTTAATAACAAACTGAAAATCCTCAAGTGATGAGCATGTTGATATAATTTGGTCAGACGGAAAATACTTTGATACTCGACTTGTGAATGTTGCAGAGCTAAGGCTGAAATGTTCACCCATGCTCTTTTGATTTGCTGTGCTTTAGTTGTCCGTAATATTGTTTTTGACTGCAGTAGATAACTTG is a genomic window of Quercus lobata isolate SW786 chromosome 2, ValleyOak3.0 Primary Assembly, whole genome shotgun sequence containing:
- the LOC115974639 gene encoding catalase isozyme 1 gives rise to the protein MDPYKYRPSSAYNSPFWTTNSGAPVWNNNSSLTVGSRGPILLEDYHLVEKLAQFDRERIPERVVHARGASAKGFFEVTHDISNLTCADFLRAPGVQTPVIVRFSTVIHERGSPETLRDPRGFAVKFYTREGNFDLVGNNFPVFFVRDGMKFPDMVHALKPNPKSHIQENWRIVDFFSHHPESLHMFTFLFDDLGVPQDYRHMEGAGVNTYTLINKAGKAHYVKFHWKPTCGIKCLLDEEAIKVGGANHSHATQDLYDSIAAGNYPEWKLYIQTIDPDHEDRFDFDPLDVTKIWPEDILPLQPVGRLVLNKNIDNFFAENEQLAFCPAIVVPGVYYSDDKLLQTRIFSYSDTQRHRLGPNYLQLPVNAPKSAHHNNHHEGFMNFMHRDEEVNYFPSRFDPVRHAEQFPVPPVVYTGKREKCIIEKENNFKQPGERYRSWAPDRQERFIRRWVDALAEPRVTHEIRSIWISYWSQADKSLGQKIASRLNVRPTM